One genomic window of Gallaecimonas sp. GXIMD4217 includes the following:
- the cobB gene encoding Sir2 family NAD+-dependent deacetylase yields the protein MHYRKVVVLTGAGVSAESGIRTFRAQDGLWEQHRLEEVATPEAFAADPELVHRFYNARRAQLDQVEPNAAHRALAKLEVASDDFLLITQNIDDLHERAGSKRLLHMHGELRKARCTRSGQLFTVSEPLGTDSHCTCCLPAAPLRPHVVWFGEMPLGLDRIYLALDQADLFLAVGTSGQVYPAAGFVEEARRAGAHCIEVNVQDSAISPLFHEHCRGPAAELLPALVNRLIQP from the coding sequence ATGCATTACAGAAAGGTGGTGGTACTGACAGGGGCCGGCGTCAGCGCCGAGTCCGGGATCCGCACCTTCCGGGCTCAGGACGGGCTCTGGGAGCAGCACCGCCTGGAGGAGGTGGCCACCCCCGAGGCCTTTGCCGCCGATCCGGAACTGGTACACCGCTTCTACAACGCCAGGCGGGCACAGCTGGATCAGGTGGAGCCCAACGCCGCCCACCGGGCCCTGGCCAAGCTCGAGGTGGCCAGCGACGACTTCCTGCTGATCACCCAGAACATCGACGATCTCCACGAGCGGGCCGGCTCCAAACGGCTGCTGCACATGCATGGCGAGCTGCGCAAGGCCAGGTGCACCCGAAGCGGCCAGCTGTTCACCGTCAGCGAACCCCTGGGCACCGATAGCCACTGCACCTGCTGCCTGCCGGCGGCGCCCCTTAGGCCCCATGTGGTCTGGTTCGGCGAGATGCCCCTGGGTCTGGACAGGATCTACCTGGCCCTGGACCAGGCCGATCTCTTCCTGGCCGTGGGCACCTCCGGCCAGGTCTACCCGGCCGCCGGCTTCGTGGAGGAGGCGCGCCGGGCCGGCGCCCACTGCATCGAGGTCAATGTCCAGGACAGCGCCATCAGCCCGCTCTTTCACGAGCATTGCCGAGGGCCGGCCGCCGAGCTGCTGCCGGCCCTGGTCAACCGGCTTATCCAGCCATAG
- a CDS encoding response regulator transcription factor → MPEILIADDHPLFRSAIRLAIESQGQDLQVRECCDADSLFAQLDGDEPDLVLLDLTMPGAHGFSCLLQLRERYPALPVVIISAHEDDQSLSRAHRYGALGFIPKSADLAVIGDALASVLAGELWYPDHFQPRQQAAEEQALADGLAALTPQQYKVLALFAEGLLNKQVAHELEVSEATIKAHATAIFKKLNVRNRTQAVIALQSLSPAAGSSAP, encoded by the coding sequence ATGCCAGAAATCCTCATCGCCGACGACCACCCGCTGTTTCGCAGTGCCATCCGCCTGGCCATCGAAAGCCAGGGCCAGGACCTGCAGGTGCGCGAATGCTGCGACGCCGACAGCCTCTTCGCTCAGCTGGACGGCGACGAGCCGGATCTGGTGCTGCTGGACTTGACCATGCCGGGCGCCCACGGTTTTTCCTGCCTGCTGCAGCTGCGCGAGCGCTACCCCGCCCTGCCGGTGGTGATCATCTCCGCCCACGAGGACGACCAGAGCCTGTCACGGGCCCACCGGTACGGCGCCCTGGGTTTCATCCCCAAGTCGGCGGACCTGGCCGTCATCGGCGATGCCCTGGCCTCGGTGCTGGCCGGCGAGCTCTGGTACCCCGACCATTTCCAGCCCCGGCAGCAGGCGGCCGAGGAGCAGGCCCTGGCCGACGGCCTGGCGGCGCTGACGCCCCAGCAGTACAAGGTGCTGGCGCTCTTTGCCGAGGGCCTGCTCAACAAGCAGGTGGCCCACGAGCTGGAGGTATCGGAGGCCACCATCAAGGCCCACGCCACCGCCATCTTCAAGAAGCTCAATGTCCGTAACCGCACCCAGGCGGTCATTGCACTGCAGTCGCTGAGCCCAGCTGCCGGATCATCAGCGCCCTGA
- a CDS encoding PAS domain-containing hybrid sensor histidine kinase/response regulator — MPLWLVGLLALLYVLVLFAIAWQGDRREQTLGPARRQLIYALSLGVYCSSWSFLGTVGQSAQSIWSYLPVFIAPILVMALGFGTLQKLVRVSHRHRITSLADFLGARYGKSRLVAATVTLIALLACLPYIALQLKAMVLSLDILSGQQQLPGSTAPVVAAFLALFAILFGTRKLDATEHHPGLMLAMAFESGLKLMALLVVTLVVIYGSFDGLGELISLAVTEQVVRSDALSSLPALLAQSLVGVFAFFCLPRQFHVMVVENQSEGDLRQARWLFPLYLVLIALPVAPLALAGGLIFQGHLAADTYVISLPLLEGHPWVALLAVLGAISAATGMVIVATVTIATMVSNELLVPYLLKTKRLEGRNFEHFARQLLHLRRAVILLLLLLALIVYWHMGNGQALAAMGLLAFGAFAQLGPALLGGLHWQGGNRKGALLGLAAGFGSWWWLHDWLLGPYAILLSLLINGVVYGLGSLLLRAGVIDRLQAASFVASGQEQQRQGGAISLADLQALASRFVGPVRVAAAIERHARAQGCSGAELPRQASAELMEDIERLMASVIGAASAALVMRSAVQGRDIALDEVVTLVDEATEQLQFSRELLQGAIENASEGISVVDRHLNLVAWNRRYLALFDYPPGLIQVGRPVAQLIRFNAERGWCGPGAVEDHVARRVNHMRQGSAHSSERERPDGSVIKVQGNPMPGGGFVMTFTDITVYRRAERLLKAANEELELRVAERTMELSAAKAEADRANQSKSRFLAACGHDLMQPLNAARLFTSALLQQGGNDQALLENIKSSLKSAGDLLTDLLDISKLDAGTLNVNRSTFDLKAMLDSLAGEFAILAREQGVILDCRLRALSVASDRLLLRRIIQNFLANAIRYGKGGRVLLSARRRGKAVLIQVWDTGPGIAPEQQEAIFEEFRRLDRDEKGLGLGLAIAQRMGRILGHPLSLRSVPGRGSVFGVLVPLAEAPARPASTPRFGPSHLGNPRVLCLDNDESILAAMAALLEGWGCTVLTARNRREALALADDKLDMMLADYHLDGGDDGLAVMAAVRKQLGRALAGVLITADSRQELIEQAREAGFGYMAKMVKPAALRALMIRQLGSATAVQ; from the coding sequence ATGCCCCTCTGGCTTGTCGGCCTGCTGGCCCTGCTCTACGTCCTGGTGCTGTTCGCCATCGCCTGGCAGGGCGATCGCCGTGAACAGACCCTGGGCCCGGCCCGTCGCCAGCTGATCTACGCACTGTCACTGGGGGTCTATTGTTCGTCCTGGAGTTTCCTCGGCACCGTGGGCCAGTCGGCCCAGTCCATCTGGTCCTATCTGCCGGTGTTCATCGCGCCCATCCTGGTGATGGCGCTGGGCTTTGGCACCCTGCAGAAGCTGGTGCGGGTCAGCCACAGGCACAGGATCACCTCCCTGGCCGATTTCCTGGGGGCCCGCTACGGCAAGTCGCGGCTGGTGGCGGCCACCGTCACCCTGATCGCCCTGCTGGCCTGCCTGCCCTATATCGCCCTGCAGCTCAAGGCCATGGTGCTGAGCCTGGATATCCTCAGCGGCCAGCAACAGCTGCCCGGCAGCACCGCCCCCGTGGTGGCGGCCTTCCTGGCGCTGTTCGCGATCCTGTTCGGCACCCGCAAGCTCGACGCCACCGAGCACCATCCCGGCCTGATGCTGGCCATGGCCTTCGAGTCCGGCCTCAAGCTGATGGCGTTGCTGGTGGTGACCCTGGTGGTGATCTACGGCAGCTTCGACGGCCTGGGCGAGCTGATCAGCCTGGCCGTCACCGAGCAGGTGGTCCGCAGCGATGCCCTGTCGAGCCTGCCAGCCCTGCTGGCCCAGAGCCTGGTGGGGGTGTTCGCCTTCTTCTGCCTGCCGCGCCAGTTCCACGTGATGGTGGTGGAGAACCAGTCCGAGGGGGATCTGCGCCAGGCCCGCTGGCTTTTCCCCCTCTACCTGGTGCTGATCGCCCTGCCGGTGGCGCCCCTGGCCCTGGCCGGCGGCCTGATCTTCCAGGGCCATCTGGCGGCCGACACCTATGTGATCTCGCTGCCGCTGCTGGAGGGACACCCCTGGGTGGCCCTGCTGGCGGTGCTGGGCGCCATCTCCGCCGCCACCGGCATGGTCATCGTCGCCACCGTCACCATCGCCACCATGGTCTCCAACGAGCTGCTGGTGCCCTACCTGCTCAAGACCAAACGCCTCGAGGGACGCAACTTCGAGCACTTCGCCCGCCAGCTGCTGCACCTGCGCCGGGCGGTGATCCTGCTGCTGTTGCTGCTGGCCCTGATCGTCTACTGGCACATGGGTAACGGTCAGGCCCTGGCCGCCATGGGGCTGCTGGCCTTTGGCGCCTTTGCCCAGCTGGGGCCGGCGCTGCTGGGTGGGCTCCATTGGCAGGGCGGCAACCGCAAGGGGGCGCTGCTGGGACTGGCAGCCGGTTTCGGCAGCTGGTGGTGGCTGCACGACTGGCTGCTGGGTCCCTACGCCATACTGCTGTCGCTGCTCATCAACGGCGTTGTCTACGGCCTGGGTTCGCTGCTGCTGCGGGCCGGGGTCATAGACCGGCTGCAGGCCGCCAGCTTCGTGGCCAGCGGACAGGAGCAGCAGCGCCAGGGCGGCGCCATCAGCCTGGCCGATCTCCAGGCCCTGGCAAGCCGTTTCGTGGGGCCGGTGCGGGTGGCGGCCGCCATCGAGCGCCACGCCAGGGCCCAGGGCTGCAGCGGTGCCGAACTGCCGCGCCAGGCCAGCGCCGAACTGATGGAAGACATCGAACGGCTGATGGCCTCGGTGATCGGCGCCGCCAGTGCCGCCCTGGTGATGCGCTCGGCGGTGCAGGGCCGGGATATCGCCCTGGACGAGGTGGTGACCCTGGTGGACGAGGCCACAGAGCAGCTGCAGTTCTCCCGGGAGCTACTGCAGGGGGCCATCGAGAACGCCTCGGAGGGGATCTCCGTGGTGGATCGGCACCTCAACCTGGTGGCCTGGAACCGCCGTTACCTGGCGCTGTTCGACTACCCGCCGGGCCTCATCCAGGTGGGCCGGCCGGTGGCACAGCTGATCCGCTTCAATGCCGAGCGGGGCTGGTGCGGGCCTGGCGCCGTCGAGGACCATGTGGCCAGGCGGGTGAACCATATGCGCCAGGGCTCGGCCCACAGCTCCGAGCGGGAAAGGCCGGACGGCAGCGTGATCAAGGTCCAGGGCAACCCCATGCCCGGCGGCGGCTTCGTGATGACCTTCACCGACATCACCGTCTACCGCCGGGCGGAGCGGCTGCTCAAGGCCGCCAACGAGGAACTGGAGCTGCGGGTGGCCGAGCGCACCATGGAGCTTTCCGCCGCCAAGGCCGAGGCCGACAGGGCCAACCAGTCCAAGAGCCGCTTCCTGGCCGCCTGTGGCCACGACCTGATGCAGCCGCTGAACGCCGCCCGGCTGTTCACCTCGGCGCTGCTGCAGCAGGGGGGCAACGACCAGGCCCTGCTGGAGAACATCAAGTCGTCGCTGAAATCGGCCGGCGATCTGCTCACCGACCTGCTGGATATCTCCAAACTGGATGCCGGCACCCTGAATGTGAACCGCAGCACCTTCGACCTCAAGGCCATGCTGGACAGCCTGGCCGGCGAGTTCGCCATACTGGCCCGGGAGCAGGGGGTGATCCTGGATTGCCGGCTCCGGGCGCTCAGCGTCGCTTCGGACCGGCTGCTGCTCAGGCGCATCATCCAGAACTTCCTGGCCAACGCCATCCGCTATGGCAAGGGCGGCCGGGTGCTGCTCAGCGCCCGCAGGCGCGGCAAGGCCGTGCTGATCCAGGTCTGGGACACAGGCCCCGGCATAGCGCCGGAGCAGCAGGAGGCCATCTTCGAGGAATTCCGGCGCCTGGACAGGGACGAAAAGGGCCTGGGCCTGGGTCTGGCCATCGCCCAGCGCATGGGCCGGATCCTCGGCCACCCGCTGTCGCTGCGCTCCGTGCCCGGCAGAGGCAGCGTGTTCGGGGTGCTGGTGCCCCTGGCCGAAGCGCCGGCGCGGCCGGCCAGCACGCCAAGGTTCGGGCCCAGCCACCTTGGCAACCCCAGGGTGCTGTGCCTGGACAACGACGAAAGCATATTGGCGGCCATGGCTGCACTGCTCGAAGGCTGGGGCTGCACCGTGCTCACCGCCCGCAACCGCCGGGAGGCGCTGGCCCTGGCCGACGACAAGCTGGACATGATGCTGGCGGACTACCACCTGGACGGCGGTGACGACGGCCTGGCGGTGATGGCGGCGGTACGCAAGCAGCTGGGCCGGGCGCTGGCGGGGGTGCTGATCACCGCCGACAGCCGCCAGGAGCTCATCGAACAGGCCAGGGAGGCCGGCTTCGGCTACATGGCCAAGATGGTCAAGCCGGCGGCACTCAGGGCGCTGATGATCCGGCAGCTGGGCTCAGCGACTGCAGTGCAATGA